From Vallitalea longa, one genomic window encodes:
- a CDS encoding ABC transporter substrate-binding protein, with protein sequence MKKNVYIYGGIAIFIIVVFLVSINHDDSETVEEIIEKENVSILIPCDNSIIVESFEKICEKYETENNIEIDIIKVHIDNFKKYLLTAQENDELPDIIICNNTYMPSLIKIGIFSDTKIYMQDDYERVFSSFALDSCRKDGKSYGVPLIIDPYVLYSNDDRLKQFNQHVPEDFESLLDVAMNTNQFPTDGIGISLASNQLVTNFFLQFFYSTGDSIRTLKSDGGKKVFDLLRDMVANNLISPESIYWNENDMVRGFLNNEFTMFVGSLSSSIIIDKSSEHIDANITSVPYDKKQVWLVKGYNIGLSADCNNSRALEILEYLISREGIADLASMTNTIGTRVDTPYVNEYDIDISLTDNRMVIERFNNWFEISNHIGESMYQLIIDKDNNVESNLNELQNSVRLDIIND encoded by the coding sequence ATGAAAAAGAATGTATATATCTATGGAGGAATTGCAATATTCATCATAGTTGTCTTTTTGGTATCCATCAATCATGATGATAGTGAAACAGTAGAAGAAATTATTGAGAAGGAAAACGTCAGTATCTTGATTCCATGTGACAATTCTATTATAGTTGAATCCTTTGAAAAGATATGCGAAAAATATGAAACAGAAAACAATATAGAAATAGATATTATAAAAGTGCATATAGATAACTTCAAAAAATATCTATTGACAGCACAAGAAAATGATGAGTTGCCTGATATAATCATATGCAACAACACATATATGCCTTCATTAATTAAGATAGGCATATTTTCTGATACGAAAATCTATATGCAAGATGATTATGAGAGAGTATTCAGCAGTTTTGCACTTGACAGTTGCAGAAAAGATGGAAAGTCCTATGGAGTCCCATTGATAATTGATCCTTATGTATTATATTCTAATGATGACAGATTGAAGCAATTCAATCAACATGTACCAGAAGATTTTGAGAGCTTGTTGGATGTTGCCATGAATACCAATCAGTTTCCCACAGACGGTATTGGGATTTCACTGGCTAGTAATCAATTGGTAACCAATTTCTTTCTACAATTCTTTTATTCTACAGGAGATTCCATCAGAACTCTTAAAAGTGATGGAGGGAAGAAAGTATTTGACCTTCTGAGAGATATGGTCGCAAATAATTTGATAAGCCCAGAAAGTATATATTGGAATGAAAATGATATGGTAAGAGGATTTCTCAATAATGAATTCACTATGTTCGTAGGTAGTTTGAGTAGTTCAATAATCATTGACAAGTCAAGTGAACATATAGATGCCAATATAACTTCGGTGCCTTACGATAAAAAACAAGTATGGCTGGTTAAAGGATATAACATTGGGTTAAGTGCTGATTGTAATAACAGTAGAGCATTAGAAATCTTAGAGTATCTGATAAGCAGGGAAGGCATAGCTGATTTGGCAAGTATGACAAATACTATAGGGACCCGTGTGGATACACCTTATGTCAATGAATATGACATAGATATAAGTTTGACAGACAATAGAATGGTTATTGAAAGATTCAACAATTGGTTTGAAATAAGCAATCATATAGGGGAGAGTATGTATCAATTGATTATAGATAAAGATAACAATGTTGAGAGTAATCTGAACGAGTTACAGAATAGCGTTAGACTGGATATAATCAATGATTAA
- a CDS encoding response regulator transcription factor encodes MNIIIVEDEPKIRQGIKNIIEKYTDHQIIGIANNGLEGYNCIKESECDLVITDIKMPELSGIEMLEQLREIKPVNAVILSGYSDFQYAQKAISLDVEEYILKPVDMGNFLQTLEDIENKLNKRTITRVSDEQLLWSILVTKENDEDLILELTERLKIDRNTFTEIYIFSPEFYTESVGNNIVDEVNKVFSIHQIENYHLFNIPRNEGILLLKSVGGNNEKVYQLVENTILKHLLQEISICVVYACNQGLNHISNKVKELLDIRQYQFLLGNRQIIKLRTINKMKLENIEYPDYLHEQLKEVLKNKEIEKAVGIVKKFKVKVIYGTHEPNQIKENTIKFLLYLYRCLNEYYGVRDLPIEIQLQKIWDSLYREELDDVLEDVLSHAMENESMDINNDIILKVIAYIRVNYKKDIKLSDCAELVNITPEYLSGLFKKEIGVNFVNFLQDYRISVAKRILKRTELKITDISRECGFSDAKYFNKVFKRSVKMSPSNYRRENVL; translated from the coding sequence ATGAACATAATTATAGTTGAAGATGAACCTAAAATAAGACAAGGCATCAAGAACATAATTGAAAAATATACTGACCATCAGATAATAGGGATTGCTAACAATGGTCTAGAAGGATACAACTGTATTAAAGAATCAGAATGTGATCTTGTTATTACGGATATTAAGATGCCAGAACTATCGGGTATTGAGATGCTTGAGCAATTAAGAGAGATTAAACCTGTTAATGCAGTAATTTTGTCTGGATACTCTGATTTTCAATACGCCCAAAAAGCCATTTCATTAGACGTAGAAGAATATATATTAAAACCTGTAGACATGGGAAATTTTCTGCAAACCCTTGAGGATATCGAAAACAAATTGAATAAAAGAACCATAACTAGAGTCAGTGACGAACAATTATTATGGAGTATCTTGGTAACTAAAGAAAATGATGAAGACTTGATATTGGAATTGACAGAAAGATTGAAGATCGATAGAAACACCTTTACGGAAATATACATTTTCTCACCTGAATTTTATACAGAATCAGTGGGTAATAACATTGTTGATGAAGTAAACAAAGTATTTTCAATACACCAAATAGAGAATTACCATTTATTCAACATACCAAGAAACGAAGGGATACTATTATTGAAGAGTGTAGGGGGTAATAATGAAAAGGTATACCAACTAGTGGAAAATACCATTCTGAAACATTTGCTTCAAGAAATAAGTATATGTGTTGTGTACGCGTGTAATCAGGGACTCAATCATATATCCAATAAAGTTAAAGAACTGTTGGATATTAGGCAATATCAATTTCTATTGGGTAATAGACAGATAATCAAACTTAGGACAATCAATAAAATGAAATTAGAAAATATAGAATATCCGGACTATCTGCATGAACAACTCAAAGAAGTTCTCAAGAATAAAGAAATAGAGAAGGCTGTAGGGATTGTAAAGAAATTCAAGGTAAAAGTCATTTATGGGACTCATGAACCCAACCAGATAAAAGAAAATACTATTAAATTCCTTTTGTATCTGTACAGGTGTCTTAATGAGTATTATGGTGTTAGGGACCTGCCTATTGAAATACAACTGCAGAAGATCTGGGATTCATTATATAGAGAAGAATTGGATGATGTGCTGGAAGATGTATTGAGCCATGCTATGGAAAATGAATCCATGGATATCAACAATGATATAATCCTTAAAGTCATAGCTTACATAAGAGTCAATTATAAAAAAGACATAAAACTCTCTGATTGTGCAGAATTAGTGAATATCACACCTGAATATCTAAGCGGATTATTCAAAAAAGAAATAGGGGTCAATTTCGTTAATTTCCTACAAGATTATAGGATAAGTGTAGCCAAGAGGATATTGAAAAGAACAGAACTGAAAATTACGGATATCTCTAGAGAATGTGGTTTTTCTGATGCCAAATACTTCAACAAAGTTTTTAAACGTTCAGTGAAAATGTCACCATCAAACTATAGAAGAGAAAATGTATTATGA